One stretch of Nodularia sp. LEGE 06071 DNA includes these proteins:
- a CDS encoding glycosyltransferase, translating to MNKITLSYVITTYNKLPYLKEAMKRLLENVKEDEEIIVTDGASTDGTVEYLTELYQQGKIHQFISELDKGEAHGYNKCLLMAKGELIKIITDDDVFYYPAIQECKKFMLEHPEVDVISGNMSSMGIENPHSITILKWYEDEYRKWLQTKVSFAYGGLSLMIRKSSLPLTGLFFTGVIGIDIEFTLRITHLNVCIAWYTALMVIRIDNPQSNLRKIDKLSNRRRKQEEDHRRYYLFYNPEYSYETTLRERPLLEILQEIMKRPLRIVRDFLKYISNRKQDSLVKNNTILIENKNLGGSNLSDIFKACETTLYEYNQANSPDFILSKNVISKTMLIE from the coding sequence ATGAATAAAATTACCCTTTCTTACGTAATCACAACCTACAATAAACTTCCTTATTTAAAGGAAGCTATGAAACGATTATTAGAAAATGTCAAAGAAGACGAGGAAATAATAGTAACTGATGGAGCAAGTACAGATGGTACAGTAGAGTATTTAACAGAATTGTATCAACAAGGAAAAATTCATCAATTTATTTCTGAACTAGATAAAGGTGAAGCCCATGGCTATAATAAATGTTTATTAATGGCAAAGGGAGAATTAATTAAAATTATTACCGATGATGATGTTTTTTACTATCCTGCTATTCAAGAATGTAAAAAATTTATGCTTGAGCATCCCGAAGTAGATGTAATAAGTGGAAATATGTCCAGTATGGGAATTGAAAATCCTCATTCAATTACGATTTTAAAGTGGTATGAAGATGAATATAGAAAGTGGCTACAAACTAAGGTAAGCTTTGCATACGGTGGGTTATCATTAATGATTAGAAAAAGCTCATTACCTTTAACAGGTCTTTTCTTTACAGGAGTTATAGGTATAGACATCGAATTTACACTTAGAATTACTCATCTAAATGTTTGTATTGCTTGGTATACAGCATTAATGGTAATTAGAATTGATAATCCACAAAGTAATCTTAGGAAAATAGACAAACTTTCCAATCGTCGAAGAAAGCAAGAAGAAGATCATAGAAGATATTACTTATTTTACAATCCCGAATATTCCTATGAAACTACGCTGAGAGAAAGGCCACTATTGGAGATTTTACAAGAAATCATGAAAAGACCATTGCGTATTGTTAGGGATTTTTTAAAATATATAAGTAATCGCAAACAGGATAGTTTGGTCAAAAATAACACAATATTGATTGAGAATAAAAATTTAGGTGGCAGTAATCTAAGTGATATTTTTAAGGCTTGTGAAACTACCTTATATGAATATAATCAAGCAAACTCCCCAGATTTTATTTTAAGTAAAAATGTAATTTCAAAAACTATGCTAATTGAATAA
- a CDS encoding glycosyltransferase family 61 protein: MNTIIERLWFVNPLGTPGFASTTALKAVGQRLRRFFDIQEFSTIHSKIYISRFKASSRRVQNAQRLHKALLQKSISSEILFRKDS; the protein is encoded by the coding sequence ATGAATACTATAATAGAGCGACTTTGGTTTGTAAATCCGTTAGGGACTCCAGGTTTTGCTTCAACTACTGCATTAAAAGCAGTAGGACAAAGATTAAGAAGATTTTTTGATATTCAAGAATTCAGTACCATTCATTCCAAAATATATATATCTAGATTTAAAGCAAGTTCTAGGCGTGTTCAGAATGCTCAAAGACTACACAAAGCCTTACTGCAAAAAAGTATTTCTAGTGAAATATTATTCCGCAAAGACAGCTAA
- a CDS encoding ABC transporter ATP-binding protein, whose translation MSDTVIRVENLGKKYIIGHQQQERYTALRDVIANKVKSLSSLINPKARVANPAFEEFWALKDVSFEIKQGDRVGIIGRNGAGKSTLLKILSRITEPTTGSIKIKGRVASLLEVGTGFHPELTGRENIFLNGAILGMGKDEIKQKFDEIVAFAEVEKFLDTPVKRYSSGMYVRLAFAVAAHLEPEILIVDEVLAVGDAQFQKKCLGKMEDVAEKEGRTVLFVSHNMTAVTRLCNRALWLDTGKLKIDGDIYEVSGKYLQSDLGTSAERHWTNPKNAPGDSVARLKAVRVISEGVVTETVDIRYPVILEMEYWNLKSDAQLLCGFSFFNDQGVMLFVSADFQDPEWGNKSKPIGIYKSHCVVPGNLLAEGQVKVVAEVSTRHPVYEIHVLEYDSVCFQVVDTGEAGSVRAEWGRNIPGVVRPQLEWKTEFLQEAI comes from the coding sequence ATGTCTGATACAGTTATTCGCGTTGAGAATCTGGGTAAAAAATACATTATTGGCCATCAACAGCAGGAGAGGTATACTGCACTGCGCGATGTGATCGCTAATAAAGTTAAGTCTCTTAGTAGTCTGATTAATCCTAAAGCAAGAGTTGCAAATCCTGCTTTTGAGGAATTTTGGGCTTTGAAAGATGTATCTTTTGAGATTAAGCAAGGTGATAGGGTTGGGATTATTGGCCGTAATGGTGCGGGTAAATCAACTCTATTGAAGATTTTAAGTCGCATTACTGAACCCACTACAGGAAGCATCAAAATTAAGGGAAGAGTTGCGAGTTTATTGGAGGTGGGTACGGGGTTTCATCCAGAATTAACAGGACGAGAGAATATATTTCTGAATGGGGCGATTTTGGGGATGGGTAAGGATGAGATTAAGCAGAAGTTTGATGAGATAGTTGCGTTTGCGGAGGTGGAGAAGTTTTTAGATACACCAGTGAAGCGGTATTCTTCCGGGATGTATGTGCGATTAGCGTTTGCGGTGGCGGCGCATTTGGAGCCGGAGATTTTGATTGTGGATGAGGTGTTGGCGGTGGGGGATGCACAGTTTCAGAAGAAGTGTTTGGGGAAGATGGAGGATGTAGCAGAGAAAGAAGGTAGAACAGTTTTGTTTGTTAGTCATAATATGACAGCAGTTACTAGATTATGTAATAGAGCTTTATGGTTAGATACAGGTAAATTAAAAATAGATGGAGATATATATGAAGTTAGTGGTAAATATTTACAATCTGATTTAGGAACTTCCGCAGAAAGACATTGGACAAATCCTAAAAATGCTCCTGGAGATTCTGTGGCTAGATTAAAAGCAGTAAGAGTAATTTCTGAGGGAGTTGTCACCGAAACAGTTGATATTCGTTATCCAGTAATACTGGAAATGGAATATTGGAATTTAAAATCTGATGCTCAGTTATTATGCGGGTTTAGTTTTTTTAATGATCAAGGTGTAATGTTATTTGTATCAGCAGATTTTCAAGATCCAGAATGGGGTAATAAGTCTAAACCCATAGGAATTTATAAATCTCATTGTGTTGTTCCGGGCAACTTGTTAGCAGAAGGACAGGTAAAAGTTGTAGCTGAAGTTAGTACCCGTCATCCTGTTTATGAAATTCATGTTTTAGAATATGACAGTGTATGTTTTCAAGTTGTAGATACAGGAGAAGCTGGTAGTGTGAGGGCAGAATGGGGTAGAAATATTCCAGGTGTAGTAAGGCCACAATTAGAGTGGAAAACTGAATTTTTACAAGAGGCTATATAA
- a CDS encoding DegT/DnrJ/EryC1/StrS family aminotransferase, protein MEFFNTHISQKAIALVNQVLQSGWLSEGSLVKEFEKSLTDHLGLKNPVALNSGTSALHLALAIAGVQPNDEVILPAQTFVATGLAILMQYAKPIFADIQYKTGNIDPNSIREKITDKTKAIIPVHWGGYPCDMDEINAIAKEHNLMVIEDAAHALGATYKGKPIGSISDFTAFSFQAIKHLTTGDGGALCCINHENYHQTKTRRWFGIDRANSKPSILGEREYDISELGYKYHMNDLAAAIGLGNLEDFLLGLQRRREIAAIYRNELKNVPGLELLDHQEDRESAYWLFTILVEGRENFIRKLKEFDIPASVVHLRIDHNSVFGGIIPGLMNQEKFNDFQVSLPIHENILEQEVRTIIRNIKNGW, encoded by the coding sequence ATGGAATTTTTTAATACTCACATTTCACAAAAAGCGATCGCATTAGTCAATCAAGTATTACAATCAGGTTGGTTAAGTGAAGGGTCCCTAGTCAAAGAATTTGAAAAATCTCTTACTGACCATCTGGGATTAAAAAACCCTGTAGCGTTAAATAGTGGAACTTCTGCACTACATTTAGCTTTGGCAATTGCGGGAGTGCAACCTAATGATGAAGTTATTTTACCAGCACAAACCTTTGTAGCAACTGGATTAGCAATTTTAATGCAGTATGCTAAACCTATATTTGCTGACATTCAGTACAAAACAGGTAATATTGATCCTAATTCCATTAGAGAGAAAATTACAGATAAAACTAAAGCTATTATTCCAGTACATTGGGGTGGCTATCCCTGTGATATGGACGAAATTAATGCTATAGCCAAAGAACATAATTTAATGGTTATTGAGGATGCTGCTCATGCTTTAGGAGCGACATACAAAGGTAAGCCAATAGGTTCAATATCTGATTTTACTGCTTTCTCATTTCAAGCTATTAAACATCTAACAACAGGAGATGGAGGTGCATTATGTTGTATAAATCATGAAAATTATCATCAAACTAAAACTAGAAGATGGTTTGGTATTGATAGAGCAAATAGTAAACCTTCTATTTTGGGAGAGCGAGAGTATGATATTAGTGAATTAGGGTATAAATACCACATGAATGATCTAGCGGCTGCTATTGGTTTAGGTAATCTTGAGGATTTTTTACTTGGGTTACAAAGGCGTAGGGAAATAGCTGCTATTTACAGAAATGAACTTAAAAATGTTCCAGGACTAGAACTTTTAGATCATCAGGAGGATAGAGAAAGTGCTTATTGGTTATTTACTATTTTAGTGGAAGGTAGGGAAAATTTTATTAGAAAATTGAAGGAGTTTGATATTCCCGCATCTGTTGTTCATTTAAGGATAGATCACAATTCAGTATTTGGTGGTATAATTCCTGGTTTAATGAACCAAGAAAAATTTAATGATTTTCAAGTTTCTCTACCTATACATGAAAATATCTTAGAGCAAGAAGTTAGAACTATAATTAGGAATATTAAAAATGGCTGGTAA
- a CDS encoding glycosyltransferase family 61 protein, with translation MNKNVINTFLRQLYYSAKPPICMDIATWAKERNLPVIETYAAVLSEVEPHIFGDEIAESHFKFHRDVLSRPQSLVAIENATVKDGVGLVQLPDGQICYEGNWYLPYLLEHPAYRRRFPRLRQMITGNVYSLLCLWGETFYHWFHDVLPRLEFALPHLPLNTKFLIQETPYAYQLDSLRAYGIGQDRLELQPNSVNTKIEQLWFASPMGHTGLGSGSALKSVAQRLATFFNIKVSEVGQKRIYISRQKAKARRVVNEKLLEPLLNEFGFQILICEQLSLAEQVQLFSNAEAIAGPHGAGLINMMYARCRIPIAEIAFSATVPCYFIMARQLGNCFSRLKAIPSGSSEVADMNLEPHELETWLKSHFST, from the coding sequence ATGAACAAAAATGTTATCAATACATTCTTGCGGCAGCTTTATTACAGTGCAAAACCTCCGATATGTATGGATATTGCTACTTGGGCAAAAGAGCGTAATTTACCAGTGATTGAAACTTATGCAGCAGTCCTAAGTGAAGTCGAGCCTCATATCTTTGGGGACGAAATTGCAGAATCACACTTTAAATTTCATCGTGATGTTTTATCTCGTCCTCAGTCTCTAGTTGCAATTGAAAATGCTACAGTCAAAGATGGTGTTGGGTTAGTTCAACTACCAGATGGTCAAATTTGTTATGAAGGCAATTGGTATTTACCTTACCTACTAGAGCATCCTGCTTATCGCCGGAGATTTCCACGGTTGCGGCAGATGATAACAGGTAATGTTTATTCTTTACTCTGTTTGTGGGGAGAAACATTTTATCACTGGTTTCATGATGTTTTGCCTCGACTTGAATTTGCTTTGCCGCACTTACCACTAAATACAAAGTTTCTAATTCAGGAAACGCCTTACGCCTATCAGTTAGATTCACTCCGTGCCTATGGAATTGGCCAGGATAGGCTAGAATTACAGCCTAACAGTGTAAATACGAAGATAGAGCAACTTTGGTTTGCGAGTCCTATGGGACACACTGGATTGGGGTCTGGCTCTGCCTTAAAGTCAGTAGCGCAAAGACTGGCAACATTTTTTAATATAAAAGTTTCTGAAGTCGGACAGAAGAGAATTTACATATCACGACAAAAAGCTAAAGCTCGAAGAGTCGTAAACGAAAAACTTTTAGAGCCTCTATTAAATGAATTTGGTTTTCAAATCTTGATTTGCGAGCAACTCTCTCTTGCAGAACAAGTACAATTATTTTCTAATGCAGAAGCGATCGCAGGTCCTCATGGTGCTGGATTGATAAATATGATGTATGCTCGGTGCAGGATACCCATAGCAGAAATTGCTTTTTCCGCAACTGTTCCTTGTTACTTCATAATGGCGCGACAGTTAGGAAATTGTTTTTCGAGATTAAAGGCGATTCCTTCAGGTAGCAGCGAAGTTGCTGACATGAATCTTGAACCTCATGAACTTGAAACCTGGCTTAAATCTCATTTTTCTACGTAA
- a CDS encoding glycosyltransferase, whose protein sequence is MTYKILYISAVIPDTTSGGRFAMYRHLIIKKDFEVAVASTNFVKLPIKQQLSIRRNRLIERLRRTRLCRLIYNLEYLLNWINIPGSLLKFADDFKPDVIVSVVDDWHLGLAFQLAHQLKVPLIVNFQDLFCLSQFVPLSARPYPVITSWLIQRYHQVNELANQVFYTSEGMKEWFGVDDQGNVLYPVGDFDVQVSIEQRANSQDKVKIIYAGNCYGAYGRMLLRLAESVQKHQHIHLQIFAAGNDWTPEKLQEMTEAGIYQGFKPFDELKDELKQADAFLTVMSFEKSEEIFMRTSFTTKWLDYVPYAKPVFVWTPEYSTACGFAKKYQSGIPVIHDDPEVLLKVISETASNSMAWSSACEGSRRVAETVLNAEQIHHLFVERVTNVCQECNTKNLQD, encoded by the coding sequence ATGACTTATAAAATATTGTATATTTCAGCAGTGATTCCTGATACAACTTCTGGGGGACGCTTTGCTATGTATCGTCACCTGATTATAAAAAAAGACTTTGAGGTGGCTGTTGCTAGTACAAATTTTGTTAAATTACCTATTAAACAGCAGCTTTCGATTCGTAGAAATCGATTAATTGAAAGGCTCAGACGCACTCGATTATGTCGATTGATATATAACTTAGAATACCTACTGAACTGGATTAATATTCCTGGTTCATTGTTAAAATTTGCTGATGACTTTAAGCCAGATGTAATTGTATCTGTAGTAGATGATTGGCATCTGGGATTAGCATTTCAGTTGGCGCACCAACTTAAGGTTCCACTGATTGTTAATTTCCAAGATTTGTTTTGTCTATCTCAATTTGTTCCTTTGTCAGCGCGTCCTTATCCTGTGATCACATCTTGGCTCATCCAACGTTACCATCAAGTTAATGAGTTAGCCAATCAGGTATTTTATACCAGTGAAGGTATGAAAGAATGGTTTGGAGTTGATGATCAAGGAAATGTTCTTTATCCCGTTGGTGATTTTGATGTTCAGGTTTCCATAGAGCAAAGAGCAAATTCGCAAGATAAAGTTAAAATTATTTATGCTGGTAATTGTTATGGTGCTTACGGTCGTATGTTGTTGCGCCTAGCTGAATCGGTGCAGAAACATCAACATATTCATCTCCAGATTTTTGCTGCGGGAAATGATTGGACACCCGAAAAACTACAGGAGATGACCGAAGCAGGAATTTATCAAGGCTTTAAACCATTCGATGAATTAAAAGATGAACTCAAACAGGCTGATGCGTTTTTAACTGTGATGAGTTTTGAAAAGTCAGAAGAAATTTTTATGCGGACGAGTTTTACCACCAAATGGTTAGATTATGTCCCCTATGCTAAACCAGTGTTTGTTTGGACTCCAGAATATTCAACAGCCTGTGGCTTTGCCAAAAAGTATCAGTCAGGGATTCCGGTTATTCACGACGATCCAGAGGTATTGCTCAAAGTTATCAGCGAAACAGCATCAAATTCGATGGCTTGGTCTTCAGCCTGTGAAGGATCTCGTCGAGTGGCTGAGACTGTGCTGAACGCAGAGCAAATACATCATCTGTTTGTTGAGCGTGTTACTAATGTTTGCCAAGAATGCAATACTAAAAATCTTCAAGATTGA
- a CDS encoding NAD-dependent epimerase/dehydratase family protein, with amino-acid sequence MIILVLGGNGFFGKNIVDTLQQNHHRVFSFSKKDGFDLTNYSLTCEFLSKIQPDVIINCAAKVGSLNYVTKEAADVADINLRMLLNLYKSTQEIVPQAVILNPIANCAYPGNLESYNEADFWQGKVHQSVTAYGNVRRMGVILSECYAMQYELRSINLLVPNMYGSYDSTDPNKAHALNALISKIVKAQKENQANLEVWGSGIAIREWLYVKDCAAIFAKVIERINNYGFAEPLNIAQNFGLSIRELVDIIVNESGFEGQIIWNRNMPDGAPRKVMNDTRFRKVFPDFQFTDLKVGIKETISYYNSVYPY; translated from the coding sequence ATGATAATACTAGTATTAGGTGGAAATGGTTTTTTTGGTAAAAACATAGTTGACACTCTTCAACAGAATCACCACAGAGTTTTTAGCTTTTCTAAAAAAGATGGTTTTGATTTAACTAACTACTCCCTAACTTGTGAATTTTTATCTAAAATTCAACCTGATGTTATTATCAATTGTGCTGCTAAAGTTGGGAGTTTAAACTATGTAACTAAAGAAGCTGCCGATGTAGCCGATATTAACTTGAGAATGCTATTAAATCTTTATAAATCTACCCAAGAGATTGTTCCCCAAGCAGTAATTTTGAATCCCATAGCTAACTGTGCTTATCCAGGGAATTTAGAAAGCTACAATGAAGCTGATTTTTGGCAAGGCAAAGTTCATCAATCTGTTACTGCTTATGGTAACGTTCGGAGGATGGGGGTTATTTTGAGTGAATGTTATGCAATGCAGTATGAGCTACGTTCTATTAATTTGCTAGTTCCTAATATGTATGGATCTTATGATTCAACTGATCCAAATAAAGCTCATGCGCTTAATGCATTAATAAGTAAAATCGTTAAAGCTCAAAAAGAGAACCAGGCAAATTTAGAAGTGTGGGGAAGTGGTATAGCAATTAGAGAGTGGTTATATGTTAAAGATTGTGCCGCTATTTTTGCTAAAGTAATAGAAAGAATTAACAATTATGGATTTGCTGAACCTCTGAATATTGCTCAAAATTTTGGTTTAAGTATTCGAGAATTAGTAGATATTATAGTTAATGAGTCTGGATTTGAAGGACAAATTATTTGGAATAGAAATATGCCAGATGGTGCGCCTCGTAAAGTCATGAATGATACTAGATTTCGTAAGGTTTTTCCTGATTTCCAGTTTACTGATTTAAAAGTAGGAATTAAAGAAACAATCAGTTACTATAATTCTGTATATCCTTACTAA
- a CDS encoding NAD-dependent epimerase/dehydratase family protein, whose product MRILITGICGFVGSTLAKALQEYFPEYQIVGIDNFSRSGSWLNKATLQQRGIEVIHSDIRHSSDVDALPSADWVIDAAANPSVLAGVDGKTSSLQLVQHNLLGTINLLEYCKRYQAGFILLSTSRVYSIPGLSKLQVAEANGAFYPVPEQIFPVGISTMGVAENYSTNPPVSLYGSTKVASEHLALEYGATFEFPVWINRCGVMAGAGQFGHPGQGIFAFWIHSFREQRSLKYIGFGGKGYQVRDCLHPQDLINLLQKQFAEPLNTNKPRVVNVSGGVKNSMSLRQLTQWCADKFGSNEVLETNIERTFDIPWMVLDASLSEKVWGWTPQIGIEKVLEEIAIFASEQPDWCRLSAT is encoded by the coding sequence ATGCGAATTTTAATTACAGGAATTTGTGGTTTTGTCGGTTCTACCTTAGCCAAAGCATTACAAGAATATTTTCCAGAATATCAAATTGTTGGCATTGATAATTTCTCCCGATCAGGGAGTTGGTTGAATAAAGCAACCTTACAGCAACGAGGAATTGAGGTAATTCATAGCGATATTCGCCATAGCAGTGACGTAGATGCTTTACCTTCTGCTGATTGGGTAATTGATGCTGCGGCTAACCCTAGTGTCTTAGCAGGAGTAGATGGTAAAACCAGCAGTTTACAGTTAGTACAACATAATCTACTCGGAACAATTAACCTTTTAGAATATTGTAAACGGTATCAAGCTGGGTTTATTCTGCTGTCTACCAGCCGAGTTTATTCCATACCCGGATTAAGTAAATTACAAGTTGCTGAAGCTAATGGAGCATTTTATCCCGTTCCTGAACAAATTTTTCCCGTAGGTATTTCCACAATGGGGGTAGCTGAAAACTACTCTACCAATCCGCCAGTATCATTGTATGGCAGTACAAAGGTAGCTTCAGAGCATTTAGCTTTAGAATACGGTGCAACCTTTGAATTTCCCGTTTGGATTAATCGCTGTGGGGTGATGGCGGGAGCGGGACAGTTCGGCCATCCAGGACAAGGTATTTTTGCTTTTTGGATTCATAGCTTTCGAGAACAGCGATCCTTAAAATATATTGGCTTTGGCGGAAAAGGTTATCAAGTTCGGGATTGTTTACATCCACAAGATTTAATTAATTTGCTACAAAAACAGTTTGCTGAACCATTAAATACAAATAAACCCAGGGTGGTTAATGTCAGTGGTGGAGTTAAGAACAGTATGTCCTTGCGACAGTTAACCCAATGGTGTGCAGACAAGTTTGGTAGTAATGAAGTTCTGGAAACTAATATTGAGCGGACATTTGATATTCCTTGGATGGTGTTAGATGCGAGTTTATCTGAGAAAGTTTGGGGATGGACACCTCAAATTGGGATAGAAAAAGTGCTAGAAGAAATTGCTATTTTTGCCAGTGAACAACCAGATTGGTGTAGGCTATCAGCGACATGA
- a CDS encoding NAD-dependent epimerase/dehydratase family protein, whose amino-acid sequence MQKLLVTGSSGLIGSEVCIYFANQGWLIHGVDNNQRAVFFGDQGDTRWNQQRLQSKIKGFVHHELDIRDRPGVLNLIESIQPDAIVHTAAQPSHDRAAAIPFDDFDTNAMGTLNLLEAARQFCPESPFVHMSTNKVYGDRPNTIKLKELDTRWDYDDPTYQEGIPETFSIDQSKHSLFGASKVAADVMVQEYGRYFNMPTCCLRGGCLTGPNHSGVELHGFLSYLVKANLEGREYKIFGYKGKQVRDNIHSLDVARFIEAFIANPRIAEVYNLGGGKSNSCSILEAFKLAQKYSDKEMRYVYVPENRIGDHICYYSDLSKMRQHYPNWDITISLEETIGQIMMSWQQRLNAHI is encoded by the coding sequence ATGCAAAAACTTTTAGTAACAGGGTCATCAGGGCTAATTGGTTCTGAAGTTTGTATTTATTTTGCGAATCAAGGTTGGCTGATTCACGGCGTTGATAACAATCAAAGGGCAGTATTTTTTGGTGATCAAGGGGATACTCGCTGGAATCAACAGCGACTACAATCCAAGATTAAAGGTTTTGTGCATCATGAGTTGGATATCCGCGATCGCCCAGGTGTTCTTAATTTAATTGAAAGTATTCAACCAGATGCGATTGTTCATACCGCAGCACAGCCCAGTCATGACCGCGCAGCAGCCATTCCTTTTGATGATTTTGATACCAATGCTATGGGAACACTGAACCTACTAGAAGCAGCACGGCAATTTTGCCCCGAATCGCCCTTTGTCCATATGTCCACTAATAAAGTGTATGGTGATCGCCCCAACACCATTAAGCTCAAAGAACTGGATACTCGATGGGATTATGATGATCCCACATATCAGGAGGGGATTCCAGAAACCTTTAGTATTGACCAATCCAAACATTCTCTGTTTGGTGCGTCTAAAGTAGCTGCTGATGTGATGGTGCAAGAATACGGACGCTATTTTAATATGCCAACCTGCTGTTTGCGAGGAGGATGTTTAACTGGTCCTAATCACTCAGGGGTTGAATTGCATGGTTTTTTAAGTTATTTAGTAAAGGCAAACTTAGAAGGTAGGGAGTATAAGATTTTTGGTTATAAAGGTAAGCAAGTTAGAGATAATATCCATTCACTAGATGTAGCTCGATTTATTGAGGCGTTTATTGCAAATCCGCGAATAGCAGAAGTGTATAACCTAGGAGGCGGTAAATCCAATAGTTGCTCAATTTTAGAGGCGTTTAAACTGGCGCAAAAATATAGTGATAAAGAAATGAGGTATGTCTATGTGCCAGAAAACCGTATAGGAGACCATATTTGCTATTACTCAGATTTGAGCAAAATGCGGCAACATTACCCAAACTGGGATATTACCATCTCTCTAGAAGAAACTATTGGGCAGATTATGATGTCTTGGCAACAGCGATTGAATGCTCATATTTAG
- a CDS encoding acyltransferase family protein, translated as MTAKNISLKYIPELDGLRAIAAFGVMFFHLHIPGFSLGWSGVYLFFVLSGFLITTILIDSKDKPNYFSRFYIRRSIRILPIYYITLLLALIVALIQRQSIRDFPLYLIHLQNNILGWNQWSVNFPAFMNHTWTLAVDTQFYLVYPLLIFYLKEKYLLICSVVVIISSFLFRIFFFIVFPDNPNLLFAMSPTAIDSLTIGAILAIVTKKKNILQSQETQNNTQLK; from the coding sequence ATGACTGCTAAAAATATATCGTTAAAATATATTCCTGAATTAGATGGACTTAGAGCAATAGCAGCATTTGGAGTCATGTTCTTTCATTTACATATTCCAGGATTTAGTTTAGGATGGTCAGGAGTATATTTGTTTTTTGTTCTTTCTGGTTTTTTGATTACAACTATTTTAATAGATAGTAAAGATAAACCTAATTATTTTTCTCGGTTCTATATCAGGAGATCAATAAGAATTTTACCTATCTACTACATTACACTTTTATTAGCATTAATAGTAGCTTTAATACAAAGACAAAGTATTCGTGATTTCCCTTTATATTTAATTCATTTACAAAATAACATTTTAGGTTGGAATCAATGGTCAGTTAATTTTCCTGCCTTTATGAATCATACTTGGACATTAGCGGTAGACACTCAATTTTACTTGGTTTATCCTTTATTGATTTTCTATTTAAAGGAAAAATATTTATTAATTTGCTCTGTAGTTGTTATAATATCCTCATTTTTGTTCAGGATATTCTTCTTCATTGTATTCCCTGATAATCCTAATTTATTATTTGCTATGTCTCCTACAGCAATAGATTCATTAACTATTGGGGCGATTTTAGCGATAGTAACCAAGAAAAAAAATATTCTTCAATCTCAAGAAACTCAAAATAATACCCAATTAAAGTGA